From a single Rutidosis leptorrhynchoides isolate AG116_Rl617_1_P2 chromosome 5, CSIRO_AGI_Rlap_v1, whole genome shotgun sequence genomic region:
- the LOC139848509 gene encoding thioredoxin-like protein CXXS1: MVEKVVKSRVVQIDSQKTWNMITSKLMHQTTIPVIMYFTAAWCKPAMTMKPVFEEQAMIHKDTLFLSVDVDDVKGVMKKMQIKAMPTFIMIKLDNKQKGKVMDKVVGANPNEVKKRIAAFIHSAVTSSNSGSCVTNNACSIRVVTVTKNSDCDV, from the exons ATGGTTGAAAAGGTTGTCAAGTCAAGAGTTGTGCAAATAGATTCTCAGAAAACATGGAACATGATCACATCTAAACTTATGCACCAAACAACTATTCCT GTGATAATGTATTTCACAGCGGCATGGTGCAAGCCGGCAATGACGATGAAGCCAGTGTTTGAAGAACAAGCTATGATTCATAAAGACACCCTTTTCTTATCCGTTGATGTAGATGATGTGAAG GGTGTAATGAAGAAGATGCAAATTAAAGCTATGCCTACCTTTATTATGATAAAATTGGACAATAAACAAAAAGGAAAAGTGATGGATAAAGTTGTCGGTGCTAACCCCAACGAGGTCAAGAAAAGAATTGCTGCTTTTATTCATTCT GCTGTTACATCATCAAATAGTGGGTCGTGCGTTACAAATAATGCGTGTTCGATACGTGTAGTGACAGTTACTAAAAACTCA GATTGTGATGTATGA